A single region of the Enterobacter cloacae complex sp. R_G8 genome encodes:
- a CDS encoding RNA polymerase sigma factor produces MEGKHIATSEVRQQLAAHLSRLWRYGLVLSRNRDIAEELVQSTCVRALEKSRQYTPGTRIDRWLFAILHSIWISELRARHVRQGQGFVASDELIAPDTREQDETRLHYLKVMQRVNALPEAQRNTVFLVYVEGFTYQEAADTLAVPVGTVMSRLATARATLAKSNDAPPPAKEKRS; encoded by the coding sequence GTGGAGGGAAAACATATCGCTACCAGTGAGGTTCGCCAGCAGTTAGCCGCGCATCTGTCGCGCCTCTGGCGCTATGGGCTGGTGTTGTCGCGAAACCGGGATATCGCTGAAGAGCTGGTTCAGTCCACCTGCGTACGTGCGCTGGAAAAGAGCCGTCAGTACACCCCTGGCACGCGTATCGACAGGTGGCTGTTCGCGATCCTGCACTCCATCTGGATCTCCGAGTTGCGGGCGCGGCACGTCCGTCAGGGGCAGGGATTTGTCGCCAGTGATGAACTTATCGCTCCGGACACCCGTGAACAGGATGAGACGCGTCTGCACTACCTGAAGGTGATGCAGCGCGTCAATGCGCTCCCCGAAGCCCAGCGCAACACCGTTTTTTTGGTTTATGTCGAAGGCTTTACCTATCAGGAAGCAGCGGACACCCTGGCGGTGCCGGTTGGTACCGTGATGAGCCGTCTGGCAACGGCGCGGGCGACGCTGGCAAAGTCGAATGACGCACCGCCCCCGGCGAAGGAGAAACGCTCTTGA
- a CDS encoding anti-sigma factor encodes MNAHRFTPPYNDEAIVAWIDGEMSPADAQQFAARLKSDARLSARTAELMKSNQDYARAFTAMLDDAPLAKMQARLDALPEPPSVTSAGVSRRALIAASLSFLLVGAGVGRWLSPATGAVDENAHIRDLEAQYMSLYSAETLLDMDSALPVLQRGLQRAAQDIGLQLQASQLILRGAELKMVRMLRYETTSIAQIAWIHADFGPMALCISPTGQATTAALQQEQRHDMNLAWWHHAGYQFVLIGRNPPSQLQINAEQLQRQLS; translated from the coding sequence TTGAACGCGCACCGTTTTACACCGCCCTATAATGACGAGGCTATCGTGGCATGGATAGATGGCGAGATGTCTCCTGCCGACGCACAGCAATTTGCCGCCCGGCTCAAAAGCGATGCCCGGCTCTCAGCGCGCACTGCTGAGCTGATGAAAAGCAACCAGGACTATGCCCGGGCGTTTACCGCCATGCTGGACGACGCTCCGCTGGCGAAGATGCAGGCCCGGCTGGATGCCCTTCCCGAACCGCCATCCGTCACGTCAGCGGGGGTGAGCAGACGAGCTCTGATTGCGGCGTCGCTCAGTTTTCTGCTGGTGGGCGCAGGAGTCGGGCGCTGGCTGAGCCCGGCCACCGGCGCTGTGGATGAGAATGCCCATATTCGCGACCTCGAAGCACAATACATGTCCCTTTACAGTGCCGAGACGCTGCTGGATATGGACAGCGCTCTGCCTGTGCTTCAACGCGGGCTGCAGCGGGCAGCACAGGATATTGGCCTGCAGCTGCAGGCATCACAGCTTATCCTGCGCGGGGCTGAGCTTAAGATGGTGCGTATGCTGCGCTATGAAACCACCTCGATTGCACAAATCGCCTGGATCCATGCCGACTTCGGCCCGATGGCGCTTTGCATCTCCCCGACAGGACAGGCGACGACGGCCGCGCTTCAACAGGAGCAACGGCACGATATGAACCTGGCGTGGTGGCATCACGCGGGGTATCAGTTTGTCCTGATTGGCCGCAATCCGCCGTCGCAGTTGCAAATAAACGCTGAGCAACTGCAACGCCAGCTGTCATAA
- a CDS encoding YceI family protein, producing the protein MLRRLAILLVLVCPWALAAPQRYTIDTDNTAIRLSWHAFGGILSWARFSGVTGDVTLNPDNDLDDRIHVTVPVATLVASNSLLTWQLKSDMFFEAERYPTIDFTSSRVVAQGSGRYRVFGTLTVRALSRPVILEAVVKDAHAHLLTLDATTTISRAAYGMDKFALVVDDRIAIAIAIQASAVPSL; encoded by the coding sequence ATGCTACGACGCCTGGCAATACTGCTTGTTTTAGTCTGCCCGTGGGCTTTGGCCGCCCCACAGCGCTATACCATCGACACCGACAACACCGCCATCCGGCTATCGTGGCATGCTTTCGGTGGCATCCTCTCGTGGGCCAGATTCAGCGGCGTCACGGGTGACGTTACCCTTAACCCGGATAATGACCTTGACGATCGTATTCACGTCACCGTCCCGGTAGCGACCCTTGTGGCCTCAAACAGCCTGCTCACCTGGCAGTTGAAAAGCGATATGTTCTTTGAAGCTGAGCGCTATCCCACCATCGATTTTACCAGCTCTCGCGTGGTCGCTCAGGGATCGGGACGGTACAGGGTATTTGGCACGCTGACCGTCAGAGCCCTTTCCCGGCCAGTGATTCTGGAGGCCGTCGTCAAGGATGCGCACGCGCACCTCCTCACGCTGGATGCCACAACGACTATCTCCCGTGCCGCCTACGGCATGGATAAATTTGCGCTGGTCGTTGATGATCGCATTGCCATCGCCATTGCGATCCAGGCCAGCGCGGTTCCGTCGTTATGA
- a CDS encoding nucleotidyltransferase domain-containing protein, protein MLSTLPDLHRSFAEQLKLKFQADSRIHSLLAGGSLVHGGFDNYSDLDFVVVVDPLCYDEIMAQRIEFAGTLGHLLHAFTGEHVGEPRLLICLYGPELLHVDLKFVTLDMLTQRVEEPAVLFTRDHLALEQQLAKYRAQWPDMTPEWFESRAWIWLHYAAVKLGRGELFEAIGMLSFFREQVLGPMLCRRANLPQRGVRRIEFHGLDRDGLLASTLATHDRDSVSIAIRKSIDAYINLRADALPKNIADDAARWAVLAMLKA, encoded by the coding sequence ATGCTAAGTACATTACCCGATTTACACAGAAGTTTTGCAGAGCAACTCAAGCTTAAATTTCAGGCTGATTCGCGAATTCACTCTCTTCTCGCTGGCGGCTCGCTTGTTCATGGCGGGTTCGATAATTACTCCGATCTCGATTTTGTCGTTGTGGTAGACCCTCTCTGCTATGACGAAATCATGGCGCAGCGTATTGAGTTCGCCGGAACACTGGGGCATCTGCTGCATGCCTTTACCGGGGAACATGTCGGAGAGCCACGTCTGCTTATATGCCTGTATGGTCCTGAACTCCTCCATGTCGATCTGAAATTTGTCACACTGGACATGCTCACTCAACGCGTAGAGGAGCCTGCAGTGTTATTTACCCGCGATCACCTGGCTCTGGAACAACAACTGGCAAAATATCGTGCTCAATGGCCTGACATGACGCCGGAGTGGTTTGAGTCCCGAGCCTGGATCTGGCTTCATTATGCGGCGGTGAAACTGGGAAGGGGCGAACTCTTTGAAGCGATTGGCATGCTGTCATTCTTCCGCGAGCAAGTGTTGGGACCTATGCTGTGCCGTCGTGCAAATCTGCCGCAACGTGGGGTTCGCCGCATTGAATTCCATGGCCTTGATCGTGATGGCCTGCTTGCATCCACGCTGGCAACGCACGATCGTGACTCCGTCAGCATTGCCATCAGAAAGTCTATTGACGCTTATATCAATCTGCGGGCTGATGCGCTGCCGAAAAATATCGCAGACGATGCGGCGCGGTGGGCGGTTCTTGCCATGCTGAAAGCCTGA
- a CDS encoding isocitrate lyase/phosphoenolpyruvate mutase family protein: MNFAELHNQHEPLLIANVWDAASAVAAQEAGYQALGTSSAAIASTLGYEDGQGMPFDALFYMVTRIQAVSKLPLSVDMEAGYGDSAEEITANLRRLAQTGVAGVNLEDSSVINGVRQLDDASDFSGTLRTVSDVLRSENHSLFLNIRTDTYLLGHAEALQETILRGQSYKAAGADGLFVPCLTSEKDISLIAEATGLPLNVMCMPDLSSFDRLKLAGVSRISMGNFVHSAMQSTLTDVMYAIRSRQTFEGLFGDENNR; the protein is encoded by the coding sequence ATGAACTTTGCAGAACTCCACAACCAGCATGAGCCGCTTCTTATCGCTAATGTCTGGGATGCCGCCAGTGCTGTCGCAGCGCAAGAAGCAGGTTATCAGGCATTGGGAACGTCCAGCGCAGCAATCGCGTCCACACTGGGATATGAAGACGGGCAGGGAATGCCATTTGATGCGCTATTTTATATGGTCACTCGTATCCAGGCTGTCAGCAAGCTGCCATTGAGCGTTGACATGGAAGCTGGGTACGGTGATTCAGCCGAAGAGATAACAGCCAATCTCAGGCGCCTTGCTCAGACAGGCGTCGCAGGCGTTAATCTTGAAGACAGCAGCGTCATAAATGGGGTGCGTCAGCTTGACGATGCTTCTGATTTTTCCGGTACCCTGAGAACAGTAAGCGATGTGCTGAGAAGCGAAAATCATAGCCTGTTTCTGAACATCCGGACTGACACGTACCTGCTCGGGCATGCAGAAGCGTTGCAGGAGACGATATTACGGGGTCAAAGCTATAAAGCTGCAGGTGCTGACGGCCTTTTTGTGCCCTGTCTGACGTCAGAGAAAGACATCAGCCTCATTGCAGAGGCAACGGGTCTGCCTCTTAATGTCATGTGTATGCCCGACCTTTCGTCATTCGACAGGCTGAAGCTGGCCGGAGTAAGCCGCATTTCCATGGGCAATTTTGTGCATTCAGCCATGCAGTCAACGCTGACTGATGTCATGTATGCGATCCGATCTCGTCAGACGTTTGAAGGACTTTTTGGTGATGAAAATAACCGATAA
- a CDS encoding bifunctional transcriptional activator/DNA repair enzyme AdaA gives MKITDKNLCDIWYQALLERASEYTGVFFVGVKTTGVFCISVCRARKPKRENVEFYKDAKSALAAGFRPCKVCRPAENAHSAPLFVEQALALVRRDIKSRVADAELRQHGISPERVRRWFLQHHGITFQAFQRMQRVNVALQELKSGRTATDVALDNGYESLSGFGYTYKRLTGAAPTQATQVIVIHRFTTTLGPMFVCATERGVCLLEFTDRRMLETEFRDIQRLFNARIVTGENSHTRQTVKEISEYFAGTRRQFDLSVDAPGSDFQQSVWRELRAVPYGQTSHYQAISLRMNKPNAIRAVAAANGANRIAIVIPCHRIIGKDGAMTGYGGGISRKEWLIEHERRNV, from the coding sequence ATGAAAATAACCGATAAGAATTTATGTGATATCTGGTATCAGGCATTACTTGAACGTGCTTCAGAATATACTGGCGTGTTTTTTGTCGGCGTCAAAACCACTGGCGTGTTCTGCATTTCGGTATGTCGGGCGCGAAAGCCCAAACGTGAAAATGTCGAATTTTATAAAGATGCCAAATCTGCCCTTGCGGCCGGCTTTCGACCCTGTAAGGTCTGCAGACCCGCTGAGAATGCGCACAGCGCGCCATTATTTGTTGAACAGGCGCTTGCGCTTGTCAGGCGCGATATTAAATCCCGTGTTGCAGACGCGGAGCTTCGCCAGCATGGAATCAGTCCGGAGCGGGTAAGACGCTGGTTCCTGCAACATCACGGCATCACTTTTCAGGCTTTCCAACGAATGCAGCGGGTGAACGTTGCCCTGCAGGAGCTCAAAAGCGGACGAACGGCGACTGACGTTGCGCTGGACAACGGCTATGAATCCCTGAGCGGGTTTGGTTATACCTACAAGCGACTTACTGGTGCAGCGCCGACTCAGGCAACCCAGGTGATTGTCATTCACCGTTTTACCACGACGCTTGGGCCAATGTTTGTCTGTGCGACAGAGCGGGGAGTCTGTCTGCTGGAGTTTACCGATCGCAGGATGTTAGAAACAGAGTTTCGCGATATTCAGCGTTTATTTAATGCCAGAATCGTCACCGGAGAAAACAGCCATACCCGGCAGACAGTAAAGGAAATCAGCGAGTATTTTGCCGGAACGCGCCGACAGTTTGATCTCTCTGTGGATGCCCCGGGAAGTGATTTTCAACAATCCGTCTGGCGCGAGCTGCGTGCAGTTCCCTATGGACAGACCTCACACTATCAGGCCATCTCACTGCGGATGAATAAGCCAAATGCTATACGCGCCGTCGCTGCTGCTAATGGTGCAAACCGAATTGCGATTGTGATCCCTTGCCACAGGATAATTGGAAAAGATGGCGCGATGACAGGTTATGGAGGCGGTATTTCTCGAAAAGAATGGCTCATTGAGCATGAGAGGAGGAATGTTTAA
- a CDS encoding DUF4225 domain-containing protein encodes MDISLLTGQRTNAWSATMINLEARKLINTANMVAASHLKDGLTRIQFMEDIKSFITEQFSLARKAKSDEEGISYIKNLRAENENLLEQDRLLRTRSAQIYAKVEFIKENNKIVGYVISAVQVVFAGLQAAGGLILASSMTPVGVLLGATLVIDAANTVSREVNNQLLNKPGSQGFVADTAMSVAEFMGFRGETGLAAYKTVSLAANAYSVFGLLRKPGSWRLFYFMRSDFYRKMDSMSRPKLTMKIIGYGINAKIVFDLLAIDNPS; translated from the coding sequence ATGGATATTTCGCTTCTTACAGGACAACGGACTAACGCATGGTCAGCGACCATGATTAATCTTGAAGCTCGAAAACTCATTAATACAGCAAACATGGTAGCGGCTAGCCACCTCAAAGATGGGCTCACCAGAATTCAGTTCATGGAAGACATTAAGTCTTTCATCACTGAGCAATTTTCTCTTGCTCGCAAAGCGAAGTCTGACGAAGAAGGGATTTCCTATATAAAAAATCTAAGGGCAGAGAACGAAAATCTTCTTGAACAGGATCGTCTACTCAGGACGAGATCTGCACAGATTTATGCCAAAGTTGAATTCATCAAGGAAAACAACAAAATTGTTGGCTATGTGATCTCCGCTGTGCAGGTTGTTTTTGCGGGATTGCAAGCCGCAGGTGGATTGATCCTTGCGAGCTCAATGACACCTGTCGGTGTATTGTTAGGTGCCACACTGGTGATAGATGCGGCGAATACCGTATCCAGAGAAGTAAATAATCAATTACTGAACAAGCCTGGGTCACAAGGGTTTGTCGCTGACACAGCGATGTCAGTAGCGGAGTTTATGGGATTTCGCGGTGAAACAGGTCTGGCAGCCTATAAAACGGTGAGCCTTGCTGCAAATGCGTACAGCGTATTCGGTTTACTTCGAAAACCAGGCTCCTGGCGCCTGTTTTATTTTATGCGCTCAGATTTTTACAGAAAAATGGACTCAATGAGTCGGCCAAAACTTACCATGAAAATCATCGGATACGGCATAAACGCAAAAATCGTTTTCGACTTACTGGCTATTGATAATCCCTCTTAA
- a CDS encoding integrase domain-containing protein — MPRTTRPLTNTEVLRAKALEKDLTLHDGDGLFLIVKTSRKKLWRFRYQRPATKQRTMMGLGAFPALSLADARGLRADYLALLANGIDPQIQAEVAEEQQQIALDSIFSTVASNWFQLKSKSVTPDYAKDIWRSLEKDVFPAIGEIPVQKINARTLVEALEPIKARGALETVRRLVQRINEIMIYAVNTGLIDANPASGVGMAFEKPKKQNMPTLRPEELPKLMRSLVMSNLSVPTRCLIEWQLLTLVRPSEASGTRWAEIDLEAKLWTIPAERMKAKREHIVPLSPQALEMLDVMKPISAHREHVFPSRNDPKQLMNSQTANAALKRIGYGGKLVAHGLRSIASTALNEAGFNPDVIEAALSHVDKDEVRRAYNRALYLEQRREILSWWGLLIEGYK, encoded by the coding sequence GTGCCACGGACTACACGCCCGCTGACCAACACCGAAGTTCTGCGCGCTAAAGCGTTAGAGAAGGATCTAACGCTGCATGATGGCGATGGGCTTTTCCTTATAGTGAAAACCAGCAGGAAAAAACTCTGGCGTTTCCGTTATCAACGTCCGGCAACAAAGCAGCGGACAATGATGGGGCTCGGTGCCTTCCCTGCTCTTTCGCTTGCTGATGCCCGAGGGTTAAGAGCTGATTACCTTGCATTATTAGCCAACGGAATCGACCCGCAAATTCAAGCTGAAGTTGCAGAGGAACAGCAGCAAATCGCACTGGACAGTATCTTTTCAACGGTCGCCTCTAACTGGTTCCAGCTAAAAAGCAAAAGCGTTACCCCCGATTACGCAAAAGATATATGGCGCTCACTGGAAAAAGACGTATTCCCAGCCATCGGGGAGATCCCAGTCCAAAAAATCAACGCCCGAACATTGGTTGAAGCACTTGAGCCAATCAAAGCACGAGGGGCACTGGAAACAGTTCGCCGCCTAGTACAGCGTATTAACGAAATAATGATTTATGCGGTAAACACTGGTTTGATTGATGCCAATCCAGCATCCGGTGTTGGGATGGCCTTTGAGAAGCCCAAAAAACAAAATATGCCGACACTGCGACCGGAAGAATTACCGAAGCTTATGCGTTCTCTCGTAATGTCAAATCTGTCTGTCCCGACGCGCTGTCTCATTGAATGGCAGCTCCTGACCCTTGTGCGCCCTTCTGAAGCCTCCGGTACACGGTGGGCAGAGATCGATCTCGAAGCAAAGCTCTGGACAATTCCAGCCGAACGAATGAAGGCTAAGCGTGAACACATTGTTCCTTTGTCACCACAAGCATTGGAAATGCTGGATGTGATGAAGCCTATTAGCGCACATCGAGAACATGTTTTTCCCAGCAGAAATGATCCAAAACAGCTTATGAATAGTCAAACGGCCAATGCTGCACTTAAGCGAATAGGTTATGGTGGGAAATTAGTTGCTCATGGGTTACGTTCTATCGCAAGTACAGCTCTAAATGAGGCCGGTTTTAATCCCGATGTTATTGAGGCTGCCCTTTCCCACGTTGATAAGGATGAAGTAAGAAGAGCCTATAATCGAGCCTTGTACCTCGAACAGCGTAGAGAAATTCTATCATGGTGGGGATTATTGATAGAAGGATACAAATAA
- the smpB gene encoding SsrA-binding protein SmpB, producing MTKKKAHKPGSATIALNKRARHEYFIEEEFEAGLALQGWEVKSLRAGKANIGDSYVILKDGEAFLFGANFTPLTVASSHYVCDPTRTRKLLLNKRELESLYGRINREGFTVVALSLYWKNAWCKVKVGVAKGKKQHDKRTDLKEREWQLDKARIMKNAGR from the coding sequence ATGACGAAGAAAAAAGCACATAAACCAGGCTCGGCGACCATTGCGCTCAACAAGCGTGCTCGCCATGAGTATTTCATTGAAGAAGAATTTGAAGCTGGCCTTGCCCTGCAGGGCTGGGAAGTAAAATCGCTGCGCGCCGGGAAAGCCAACATCGGCGATAGCTATGTGATCCTAAAAGATGGCGAAGCCTTCCTGTTCGGTGCCAACTTTACGCCGCTGACCGTCGCCTCTTCGCACTACGTGTGTGACCCAACGCGCACCCGTAAGCTGCTGCTGAACAAGCGTGAGCTGGAATCCCTTTACGGGCGCATTAACCGTGAAGGGTTTACCGTGGTCGCACTGTCGCTGTACTGGAAAAACGCCTGGTGCAAAGTGAAAGTGGGCGTCGCTAAAGGTAAAAAACAGCACGACAAACGTACTGATCTGAAAGAGCGCGAATGGCAGCTCGACAAAGCACGTATTATGAAAAACGCAGGACGTTGA
- a CDS encoding type II toxin-antitoxin system RatA family toxin — translation MPQISRTALVPYSAEQMYQLVNDVQSYPEFIPGCTGSRVLESGPTQMTAAVDVSKAGISKTFTTRNTLTSNQSILMHLVDGPFKTLMGGWKFTPLSADACRIEFHLDFEFTNKLIELAFGRIFKELASNMVQAFTTRAKEVYSVA, via the coding sequence ATGCCTCAGATTAGCCGTACTGCGCTTGTACCTTACAGCGCGGAACAAATGTATCAGTTAGTGAACGATGTTCAGTCCTATCCAGAATTTATTCCGGGATGCACCGGGAGCCGCGTTCTGGAGTCAGGCCCGACGCAGATGACGGCGGCGGTGGATGTCTCCAAAGCGGGGATCAGCAAGACGTTCACCACCCGCAATACGCTGACGAGCAATCAGAGTATTTTGATGCATCTGGTGGATGGTCCGTTTAAGACCCTGATGGGAGGCTGGAAGTTTACGCCGCTGAGCGCTGATGCCTGCCGCATCGAGTTCCATCTGGACTTTGAGTTTACCAATAAGCTGATTGAGCTGGCGTTTGGCCGCATCTTCAAAGAGCTGGCGTCCAATATGGTTCAGGCGTTCACGACCCGCGCCAAAGAGGTCTACAGTGTCGCATAA
- a CDS encoding RnfH family protein: MSHKIAVEVVYALPEKQYLQRVTLEEGATVEAAIRASGILELRRDIDLAKNKVGIYSRPVKLGDVLKEGDRVEIYRPLIADPKELRRQRAEKSGK, translated from the coding sequence GTGTCGCATAAGATAGCGGTGGAAGTGGTCTATGCGTTGCCGGAGAAGCAGTATCTGCAGCGCGTGACGCTGGAAGAGGGCGCAACCGTTGAGGCGGCTATCCGCGCCTCCGGCATTCTGGAGCTTCGTCGCGATATCGATCTGGCAAAAAATAAAGTCGGCATTTACAGCCGTCCAGTGAAGTTGGGTGATGTGCTGAAAGAGGGCGACCGGGTGGAGATTTATCGTCCGCTGATTGCCGACCCGAAAGAGCTGCGTCGCCAGCGTGCGGAGAAATCAGGTAAGTAG
- the bamE gene encoding outer membrane protein assembly factor BamE, producing the protein MRCKTLTAAAAVLLMLTAGCSTLEKVVYRPDINQGNYLTPNDVSKIRVGMTQQQVAYALGTPMMSDPFGTNTWFYVFRQQPGHEDVTQQTLTLTFSSAGVLTNIDNKPALTK; encoded by the coding sequence ATGCGCTGTAAAACGCTGACCGCTGCCGCTGCGGTTCTTCTGATGTTGACCGCAGGCTGTTCCACTCTGGAGAAAGTGGTTTACCGTCCTGACATCAACCAGGGGAACTACCTTACCCCTAACGATGTGTCTAAAATCCGTGTAGGGATGACACAACAGCAGGTCGCTTATGCACTGGGAACCCCGATGATGTCCGATCCGTTCGGCACCAACACCTGGTTCTATGTATTCCGTCAGCAGCCAGGCCACGAAGATGTGACCCAGCAGACCCTGACGCTGACCTTCAGCAGCGCCGGTGTGTTGACCAACATCGACAACAAGCCTGCCCTGACCAAATAA
- the recN gene encoding DNA repair protein RecN — MLAQLTISNFAIVRELEIDFHSGMTAITGETGAGKSIAIDALGLCLGGRAEGDMVRMGANRADLCARFSLKDTPAALRWLEENQLEDGRECLLRRVISSDGRSRGFINGTAVPLSQLRELGQLLIQIHGQHAHQQLVKPEQQKSLLDGYAGEYALTQLMAEHYHQWHQSCRELAQHQQQSQERAARAELLEYQLKELNEFNPQAGEFELIDEEYKRLANSGHLLSTSQNALTLLADGEDVNLQSQLYNVRQLVTELAGMDSKLSGVLDMLEEAAIQISEAGDELRHYCERLDLDPNRLFELEQRISRQISLARKHHVTPEELPAFYQSLLDEQQQLDDQADSLETLTLAVNQHHQQALTTAKQLHDVRLHYAQELSQHITDSMHTLAMPHGVFTIDVRFEENSLTAEGADRIEFRVTTNPGQPLQPISKVASGGELSRIALAIQVITARKMETPALIFDEVDVGISGPTAAVVGKLLRQLGESTQVMCVTHLPQVAGCGHHHFIVSKETDGEMTETHMKPLDKRSRLQELARLLGGSEVTRNTLANAKELLAA, encoded by the coding sequence ATGCTGGCACAACTGACCATCAGCAACTTTGCCATTGTTCGTGAGCTTGAGATCGATTTCCACAGCGGCATGACGGCGATCACCGGGGAAACCGGTGCGGGTAAATCCATTGCCATAGATGCCCTCGGCTTGTGCCTTGGTGGGCGTGCTGAGGGTGACATGGTGCGCATGGGCGCCAACCGTGCTGACCTCTGCGCTCGCTTCTCCCTGAAAGACACCCCTGCAGCCCTACGCTGGCTCGAAGAAAACCAGCTTGAAGATGGACGTGAGTGTTTACTTCGTCGCGTTATCAGCAGCGACGGTCGTTCACGCGGTTTTATCAACGGTACGGCGGTACCGCTTTCTCAGCTTCGCGAGCTGGGCCAGTTGCTTATTCAGATCCATGGTCAGCACGCGCATCAGCAGCTGGTTAAGCCGGAGCAGCAAAAATCGCTGCTCGATGGCTATGCAGGTGAGTATGCACTTACTCAGTTGATGGCAGAACACTATCACCAGTGGCACCAGAGCTGCCGCGAGCTGGCTCAGCACCAGCAGCAAAGCCAGGAGCGTGCCGCACGCGCCGAACTGCTGGAGTATCAGCTCAAAGAACTGAACGAGTTTAATCCGCAGGCGGGTGAGTTCGAACTCATTGACGAAGAGTACAAGCGTCTGGCCAACAGTGGCCATCTGCTCTCTACCAGCCAGAACGCCCTCACCTTACTGGCAGATGGCGAAGACGTTAATCTGCAAAGCCAGCTGTATAACGTGCGTCAGCTTGTTACCGAGCTGGCGGGCATGGACAGCAAACTGTCTGGCGTACTGGATATGCTGGAAGAAGCGGCGATTCAAATCTCTGAAGCCGGTGATGAACTGCGCCACTACTGTGAACGTCTGGATCTCGACCCCAACCGTCTGTTTGAGCTGGAACAGCGCATTTCCCGTCAGATTTCGCTGGCGCGCAAGCACCACGTCACGCCGGAAGAGTTGCCTGCGTTCTATCAGTCTCTCCTTGATGAACAGCAGCAACTCGACGATCAGGCTGATTCACTGGAAACGCTGACTCTGGCGGTAAACCAGCATCATCAGCAGGCGCTGACTACGGCGAAACAGCTGCATGATGTTCGTCTGCATTATGCTCAGGAACTCAGCCAGCACATCACCGACAGCATGCATACGCTGGCGATGCCACACGGCGTATTCACGATTGATGTTCGCTTCGAAGAGAACTCCCTGACGGCGGAAGGCGCGGATCGCATCGAGTTCCGTGTCACCACCAACCCAGGCCAGCCGTTACAGCCTATTTCCAAAGTGGCATCCGGCGGTGAGCTCTCCCGTATTGCTCTGGCGATTCAGGTTATCACCGCCCGTAAAATGGAAACCCCGGCGCTGATTTTCGATGAAGTGGATGTGGGGATCAGCGGCCCGACAGCCGCGGTGGTGGGTAAACTGCTGCGCCAGCTGGGCGAATCAACGCAGGTGATGTGCGTCACCCACCTGCCGCAGGTGGCGGGCTGTGGTCATCATCATTTTATCGTGAGCAAAGAAACGGACGGTGAAATGACCGAAACGCACATGAAACCGCTGGATAAACGCTCGCGTCTGCAGGAGCTGGCTCGTCTGCTGGGAGGCAGCGAAGTCACCCGCAACACGCTCGCGAATGCGAAAGAACTGCTGGCGGCATAA